TAGAGCTGGTTGCTTCATGTGCTGCTGAATTTTCTCTTTTTCCAAACATTTTAGCAACCTGCGCATTTAATATTATCAACTCGAACTATACATGCTACCCGGGTGCTGTATTCCCTGATGTTATAAAAATGTATTATCCTGATAAAGCAATGAGGCATCTATTATTCATTTCTCCGATTCTATGGGATGGAAAGCTTAAGACCCTTGATCTATCTGAAAAAAAAGTAGCTTGGTTGCTTGGAATCCCAATATCGGATAATGAGTTTGCCTATGCAAAGAAAAAAGGTACAGAAGCGCTTGAGGCTCTTTTGGAAAAAAGAGATATTGATATGTTTGATTTAGATCGGCTGTCCGTATTATAAGGGAGCCGTCGTATGAATAGGAATAATTTCTGCATTATTTAGTTTTCATTTAGTCTAATCCATCAAGATAACGGATTTATTCACGTTCATCAATCCCATTGAGAAATCCAAAACCCCTTAAGGCATCACTTGCAGAGCATGCTAATAATGATAAGTTTGTAAAGCATGGAATTTATACGACCCATGTAGATCACCTTGTATCAGAAAAAGGTAAGGGGTGCTTCTAATGGGTGAAGACCGGCATATATATTTAGAAGAGATAAATGTTACAGATGTGAGAAGTATGGCTTGCAAGGACAGTGACGAAATAATAGATGTTTGTGGTAATAAATATATGCTGAATATTAATGAAAACGGAGAAATAAGCATAAAGAGGTATAATGAGAAATATAAAATGTGGGTTAGGATCATTTTTTCAAAAAATCCGGGTGAATATGATCCAGCAGGCTTTATTAAAGAAATATTGATAAAACAGTATATTGACAGGGTTGTTGGAACTGATTAGGAATATTTGATTGCTTTGCCCAATTATAATTAATTAGTGCAATTTGTAGCTAAGTATTGTTAA
Above is a window of Clostridia bacterium DNA encoding:
- a CDS encoding suppressor of fused domain protein translates to MNIPEERKLIARAAIGAFGGTMKVVNYLDDSNSESIDILSSCHSPAIGLTSFSTVGLSEHNIGFEADNLPLCIELVASCAAEFSLFPNILATCAFNIINSNYTCYPGAVFPDVIKMYYPDKAMRHLLFISPILWDGKLKTLDLSEKKVAWLLGIPISDNEFAYAKKKGTEALEALLEKRDIDMFDLDRLSVL